A stretch of the Rhizomicrobium sp. genome encodes the following:
- a CDS encoding LysM peptidoglycan-binding domain-containing protein: protein MNSDYTYRAGGRLASVAVNDGHPRTITFGTNIEGQILSRSENDNNAGTVDQNERHFYFDGMALGDVSNNGTSDTDYAASIAAHIAVPGSGNLRGGATVAMPYADFDQSYDPVNGITYAGAPSHYTAQDGDTLAGIAAMVWGDASLWYLIADANGLSSPGDSLTAGTDLILPNKVVNLHNNAGTFKVYDPNEAIGDTAPTVPKQPKHDNGCGVLGQILLAVIAIAVTVVTAGAAVAALGPVGMTLGEGIGAFFGVAGAAATTIGTAGFVAIGAGAAALGSIVSQGVGLATGIQDSFNWGAVGLAAIGGGISGGLGANGGLLGEGGILGSTGDYIADAALQGAAVSAATQGIGVATGLQNSFDWTGVVAAGIGAAAGTYVGHLLTNSFSTGGSLNLGGAAANLSATRFLSGMAADIANAATRTLINGSDFGDNIIAALPDTIGQTIGGTIEDAAGGAFDAQTPAAGSGSDTISMSGTGGHNKWGVPDGILNAQTVINEADTSFMLTPDIDTGRTGFDWNSFNPADAGIVRGGGGDDTETVVVESQQLLDAAGPQAVLQGLGYGLSSNGNIFGTIGAGSASSSRYSVAANLGLGDGRLHFSSWGGADYPDGRAPGYSVGPAQPYDPRYDNALNMRRLEALGDSPIGAALYVEGHILGADQHMQDAALVYGTALNGALLGFAGVGGRAPSVLNAQSELETVGDAADSAAVRVGPYGDLTAELKGTGIQANHLNQDAAFRDLIPRNDGLAVGMRGNAFTEVGSAHYEFHSSLEEFWSPYRDVDSDLFGLRPTNGEYGTAVEKALVQSGYTPSQAASISAQAAGQRASFGLTPETLVPRVPGRLPQRAR from the coding sequence TTGAATAGCGACTACACCTATCGGGCCGGCGGCCGGCTGGCGAGCGTCGCGGTCAATGACGGCCATCCGCGCACCATCACCTTCGGCACCAACATCGAAGGCCAGATCCTCAGCCGCAGCGAGAACGACAACAACGCCGGCACCGTCGACCAGAACGAGCGGCACTTCTACTTCGACGGCATGGCGCTGGGCGACGTCTCGAACAACGGCACCTCCGACACCGATTACGCCGCCTCGATCGCGGCCCACATCGCGGTGCCGGGCAGCGGCAATCTGCGCGGCGGCGCCACCGTCGCGATGCCCTATGCCGACTTCGACCAGAGCTACGATCCGGTCAACGGCATCACCTATGCCGGGGCGCCGTCGCACTACACCGCGCAGGACGGCGACACGCTGGCCGGCATCGCGGCGATGGTCTGGGGCGACGCCAGCCTGTGGTACCTGATCGCCGACGCCAACGGCCTGAGCTCGCCGGGCGACAGCCTCACCGCCGGCACCGACCTCATCCTGCCCAACAAGGTCGTCAACCTCCACAACAACGCCGGCACCTTCAAGGTCTACGACCCCAACGAAGCGATCGGCGACACCGCACCGACCGTGCCGAAACAGCCCAAGCACGACAATGGCTGCGGCGTGCTCGGGCAAATCCTGCTCGCGGTCATCGCGATTGCGGTGACCGTCGTGACGGCGGGTGCCGCGGTCGCGGCACTCGGGCCGGTCGGCATGACGCTTGGCGAAGGGATCGGCGCGTTCTTCGGCGTTGCCGGCGCCGCAGCCACGACCATAGGCACTGCGGGGTTCGTCGCCATCGGCGCAGGCGCAGCGGCGCTCGGCAGCATCGTCAGCCAGGGCGTCGGATTGGCCACCGGCATCCAGGACAGCTTCAACTGGGGCGCGGTCGGCCTCGCGGCGATCGGCGGCGGGATCAGCGGCGGCCTCGGCGCGAATGGCGGATTGCTGGGAGAAGGCGGCATCCTGGGTTCGACAGGCGATTACATCGCCGACGCGGCCCTGCAAGGCGCCGCGGTCAGCGCGGCCACGCAGGGGATCGGCGTCGCGACCGGTCTGCAGAACAGCTTCGACTGGACCGGCGTTGTGGCGGCGGGCATCGGGGCGGCAGCAGGCACTTATGTCGGCCACCTCCTCACCAATAGCTTCTCCACCGGCGGCAGCCTGAATCTCGGCGGCGCCGCCGCGAACCTCTCCGCCACACGCTTCCTGTCCGGCATGGCCGCCGACATTGCCAATGCCGCGACGCGCACGCTGATCAATGGTTCGGACTTCGGCGACAACATCATCGCCGCGCTCCCCGACACCATCGGCCAGACCATCGGCGGCACCATCGAAGACGCCGCCGGCGGAGCCTTCGACGCGCAGACGCCCGCCGCTGGCAGCGGCAGCGATACCATCAGCATGAGCGGCACGGGCGGCCACAACAAATGGGGCGTGCCCGACGGCATATTGAACGCCCAGACGGTCATCAACGAGGCCGATACGTCGTTCATGCTGACGCCGGACATCGACACCGGCCGGACGGGGTTCGACTGGAACAGTTTCAACCCGGCCGACGCGGGGATCGTGCGCGGCGGTGGCGGCGACGACACCGAGACGGTCGTCGTCGAATCCCAGCAGCTTCTCGATGCCGCCGGCCCGCAGGCCGTGCTGCAAGGCCTCGGCTATGGCCTGTCGAGCAACGGCAACATATTCGGCACGATCGGCGCAGGCTCCGCGTCGTCCTCGCGGTATTCGGTGGCCGCCAATCTCGGCCTCGGCGACGGACGGCTTCACTTCTCCTCCTGGGGAGGAGCCGACTACCCCGACGGTCGCGCGCCGGGTTACTCCGTAGGACCGGCTCAACCTTACGATCCGCGATACGATAACGCACTCAATATGCGGCGACTGGAGGCATTGGGTGATAGTCCAATTGGTGCGGCCCTGTATGTCGAGGGTCATATCCTGGGCGCCGACCAGCACATGCAAGACGCGGCTCTCGTTTATGGCACCGCGCTCAATGGAGCCCTCCTTGGCTTCGCCGGCGTGGGTGGAAGGGCGCCTAGCGTTCTCAATGCGCAAAGCGAATTGGAGACCGTCGGAGACGCCGCAGACAGTGCTGCGGTTCGCGTGGGTCCATATGGCGACCTAACCGCCGAACTGAAGGGAACAGGAATTCAGGCCAATCACCTGAATCAGGACGCCGCCTTTAGAGATTTGATCCCGCGTAATGACGGCCTGGCTGTCGGCATGCGTGGTAATGCGTTTACCGAGGTGGGGTCGGCGCACTACGAATTTCACTCCAGCCTTGAGGAGTTCTGGAGTCCTTATCGGGACGTCGATAGCGATCTTTTTGGTCTCCGGCCGACCAATGGCGAATACGGTACAGCTGTTGAAAAGGCCTTGGTCCAATCTGGCTACACACCATCGCAGGCCGCGAGTATTAGCGCGCAAGCCGCAGGCCAGCGTGCTAGTTTTGGGCTGACGCCCGAGACGCTCGTGCCGCGAGTGCCGGGGCGACTACCACAGAGAGCAAGGTGA
- a CDS encoding LysM peptidoglycan-binding domain-containing protein, with product MAGTGGDPGYRVYYTDWTGESFAYDANGNRTRETTTGYHNVDNDSGEAGLPKYQPGLRTTTAEDATVTWDALNRMTNFSDTGANLALPPTTIAWEYDLNSNIRYMTASYQAADGSGTTAQTYWYKYDAMNRFVTTKGTLTGARGSGSITVGTGSVISYDAAGHRATVTDASSAEVYSYTADGYLAQVTIGGVLRAKYALDASGRALAYSEYNAAGTSVVYSRTAVYDAVSNVTSDSVTTVRTDGTYVAASTYSYGTPVYHAGTFSYSFDGAYQGVVSQIVTTNTKNGSAQPTSEADYFYDWRDSAVEGTESYTANTAVSAPVANYSGYNYGLGGRLQSVVIDDGHPRTITFGTNIEGQILSRAENDNVGGTVDQYERHFYFDGMALGDVSNNGTSDTDYAASIAAHIAVPGSGNLRGGATVAMPYADFDQSYDPVNGITYAGAPSHYTAQDGDTLAGIAAMVWGDASLWYLIADANGLSSPGDSLTAGTDLILPNKVVNLHNNAGTFKVYDPNEAIGDTAPTVPKQPKHDNGCGVLGQVLLAVVAIVVAAVTYGALAGPMSTFAASTLGLDAGVVSSTTAAVAGTASAVAVGSDAAIAGAVMAGAIGGVAGSVISQGVGLATGIQNSFNWNAVGLAAIGGAIGGGLGPNALDAFGGATGSSFVNAALRGVAGGILTEGIGVATGLQKKFDWTGVAAAGIGAGVGEYIGDLIGSRFNTGGSLDLGSPAANQAAVRFVSGMAGDIANAATRTLINGSDFGDNLIAALPDTIGQTIGNSIAGQIAGSGATDDDPYASERASWVRFAGPGAAPPKQDEGFFGWLGDEISTGWHALVSGGETIVNDASEAFGGGPVFDDPNVETVVVEGARMNQSRPSPTSWFNGLGNLITEGLAREGKNEIAQANAQAAVAQHIRSYLRAPSGLKTIDAMALSGGDPIVMANTIKAFPETAQPRMMSHGEVIGNTTTVALTVVPAVSTLSSEVLIGSRILVGSTEIEPAFLQELKGGGSWLMTEDQYYLYAKDAAFVGRQDGQFLTSARQMNELIDATGGDPALLGEKLGVSSWSSDTPLVRIDIPDPLSFNPRLPDSALSGANTLFEPGGLTSGGAPEVAIDPVPGSQIWATPLRPHR from the coding sequence GTGGCGGGGACGGGCGGCGATCCGGGCTACCGGGTCTACTACACCGACTGGACGGGCGAGAGCTTCGCCTATGACGCGAACGGCAACCGGACGCGCGAGACCACGACCGGCTATCACAACGTCGACAACGACAGCGGCGAGGCCGGCCTGCCCAAATACCAGCCCGGGCTGCGGACCACGACGGCGGAGGACGCGACCGTCACCTGGGACGCGCTGAACCGGATGACGAATTTCAGCGACACCGGCGCCAATCTCGCGCTGCCGCCCACGACCATCGCCTGGGAATACGACCTCAATAGCAACATTCGCTACATGACCGCGAGCTACCAGGCGGCGGACGGCTCGGGCACCACGGCGCAGACCTATTGGTACAAATACGATGCGATGAACCGCTTCGTGACCACCAAGGGCACGCTCACCGGCGCGCGGGGCTCGGGCAGCATCACGGTGGGGACCGGCTCGGTGATCTCCTATGACGCGGCGGGGCACCGGGCGACGGTGACGGATGCGAGCTCGGCGGAGGTCTACAGCTACACCGCGGACGGCTATCTGGCGCAGGTGACCATCGGCGGGGTGCTGCGCGCCAAATACGCGCTCGATGCGAGCGGCCGGGCGCTGGCCTATAGCGAGTACAACGCGGCGGGGACCAGCGTGGTCTACAGCCGCACCGCGGTCTACGACGCGGTCTCGAACGTCACCAGCGACAGCGTGACGACGGTGCGGACCGACGGCACCTATGTCGCGGCCTCGACCTACAGCTACGGCACGCCGGTGTACCACGCGGGGACCTTCTCCTACAGCTTCGACGGCGCCTATCAGGGCGTGGTCAGCCAGATCGTCACCACCAACACCAAGAACGGCAGCGCCCAGCCGACCTCGGAGGCCGACTACTTCTACGACTGGCGCGACAGCGCGGTGGAAGGCACCGAGAGCTACACCGCCAATACCGCGGTCTCGGCGCCGGTGGCGAACTACAGCGGCTACAATTACGGCCTGGGCGGAAGGCTGCAGAGCGTCGTGATCGACGACGGCCATCCGCGCACCATCACCTTCGGCACCAACATCGAGGGCCAGATCCTCAGCCGCGCCGAGAACGACAATGTCGGCGGCACGGTCGACCAGTATGAGCGCCACTTCTACTTCGACGGCATGGCGCTGGGCGACGTCTCGAACAACGGCACCTCCGACACCGACTACGCCGCCTCGATCGCGGCCCATATCGCGGTGCCGGGCAGCGGCAACCTGCGCGGCGGCGCCACCGTCGCGATGCCCTACGCCGACTTCGACCAGAGCTACGACCCGGTCAACGGCATCACCTATGCCGGGGCGCCGTCGCACTACACCGCGCAGGACGGCGACACGCTGGCCGGCATCGCGGCGATGGTCTGGGGCGACGCCAGCCTGTGGTACCTGATCGCCGACGCCAACGGCCTGAGCTCGCCGGGCGACAGCCTCACCGCCGGCACCGACCTCATCCTGCCCAACAAGGTCGTCAACCTCCACAACAACGCCGGCACCTTCAAGGTCTACGACCCCAACGAAGCGATCGGCGACACCGCACCGACCGTGCCGAAACAGCCGAAGCACGACAATGGCTGCGGCGTGCTGGGGCAGGTATTGCTCGCCGTGGTCGCGATCGTCGTGGCGGCCGTGACCTATGGCGCGCTCGCGGGTCCGATGAGCACGTTCGCGGCGAGCACGCTCGGCCTCGACGCGGGCGTGGTGTCATCGACCACGGCGGCGGTTGCCGGCACGGCCAGTGCCGTGGCGGTCGGTAGCGATGCGGCGATCGCCGGCGCGGTCATGGCGGGGGCGATCGGTGGCGTTGCCGGCAGTGTAATCAGCCAGGGCGTCGGGCTCGCCACCGGCATCCAGAACAGCTTCAACTGGAATGCCGTCGGCCTCGCCGCCATTGGCGGCGCGATCGGCGGCGGACTGGGACCGAACGCTCTCGACGCGTTCGGCGGCGCGACCGGAAGCAGCTTCGTGAATGCCGCGCTGCGCGGTGTCGCGGGCGGCATCCTCACCGAGGGCATCGGCGTCGCCACGGGCCTGCAGAAGAAGTTCGACTGGACCGGCGTCGCGGCCGCCGGCATCGGCGCCGGCGTGGGCGAGTATATCGGCGACCTGATCGGAAGCAGGTTCAACACGGGCGGCAGCCTCGACCTCGGCAGCCCTGCGGCCAACCAGGCCGCGGTGCGCTTTGTCAGCGGCATGGCCGGCGACATCGCCAACGCCGCGACCCGCACGCTGATCAACGGCTCGGACTTCGGCGACAATCTCATCGCGGCGCTGCCCGACACGATTGGGCAGACGATTGGCAACTCTATTGCGGGCCAAATCGCCGGGAGTGGCGCGACCGACGACGATCCGTATGCGTCGGAGAGAGCGAGCTGGGTTCGATTTGCCGGTCCCGGCGCCGCGCCGCCGAAGCAGGATGAAGGGTTCTTTGGTTGGCTTGGTGACGAAATCTCGACGGGATGGCATGCCCTCGTGAGTGGCGGAGAAACGATCGTCAACGATGCCTCTGAAGCGTTTGGCGGCGGTCCGGTGTTCGACGATCCCAATGTAGAAACTGTCGTCGTCGAGGGAGCGCGAATGAATCAATCGCGGCCATCTCCGACCTCTTGGTTTAACGGACTCGGCAATCTTATAACCGAGGGCCTCGCACGTGAAGGCAAAAACGAGATCGCGCAGGCCAACGCGCAAGCGGCCGTGGCCCAGCACATAAGGAGCTATTTGCGCGCGCCCTCCGGACTGAAGACGATCGATGCAATGGCATTGTCGGGCGGCGATCCGATCGTGATGGCGAACACCATCAAGGCGTTTCCTGAGACGGCACAGCCAAGAATGATGAGCCACGGCGAGGTCATCGGCAACACCACTACTGTTGCGTTGACAGTGGTACCTGCGGTCTCAACGCTCTCAAGTGAGGTGTTGATTGGCAGCAGGATTCTTGTAGGCTCAACCGAGATAGAACCCGCGTTTTTGCAAGAACTCAAAGGCGGTGGCTCCTGGCTAATGACCGAGGACCAATACTATTTGTATGCAAAAGACGCTGCGTTCGTTGGCCGGCAGGATGGCCAGTTTTTGACATCCGCCCGGCAGATGAACGAGCTCATCGATGCGACGGGCGGTGATCCTGCTCTTCTTGGAGAGAAGCTAGGAGTATCGAGTTGGTCGTCGGATACGCCGCTGGTGCGCATAGATATACCTGATCCGCTTAGCTTCAATCCCCGGCTTCCCGACAGTGCGCTATCGGGGGCAAATACGCTGTTCGAGCCAGGTGGATTGACATCGGGCGGAGCGCCAGAAGTCGCTATTGATCCTGTGCCTGGCAGCCAAATTTGGGCCACGCCTCTGCGGCCCCATCGATAA